The DNA segment CCACCGACGGCTATCAGAGCGAGCCCTCCAACGTAGCCGAACTGATCCGTACTACGCCCAGGCCGCCGCCGAGCCCCGAAAGCTTTGTGCTGCCCACACCGAGCGCGCAGCTTCCGGCGCCGGTGTCGACGCCCTGACGGGCGCGTTGCGCGAAGTGGCAGTTTATCGACTCGGTGCGGCTGTGATAGAAACGTAGCGCGCCGGCACGGGCTGCGCCCACCTGGCGCCCGCAATTTCACGCATGAACTATTTCGCCTATAAGGATAACCGCCTGTTCGCCGAGGAAGTCGCGATTTCCGATCTCGCCGAGCGCTTTGGCACTCCGCTCTACATCTACAGCACGCGCACGCTGCGCCGGCATTTTCGTGTGATGGACGAGGCCTTCGCCGGCAGCGACCATCTGATCTGCTACGCGATGAAAGCGCTCTCCAACCTGAGCGTGCTCGGCCTGTTCGCCGCGATGGGCGCGGGTTTCGATATCGTTTCGGTGGGCGAGCTGATGCGCTGCCTGCGCGCGGGCGCCGACCCGCGCAAGATCGTGTTCTCGGGCGTCGGCAAGACCGAAGAGGAGATCAAGGCGGCGATCGAGGCCGGCATCCTGATGATCAACGTCGAGTCGCGCCCCGAGCTGCATCGTGTGGCCCAGGTCGCGCGGCGGATCGGGCGGCGCGCACCGGTCAGCCTGCGCGTCAATCCCGACCTCGACCCCGGCACCCATCCGCACATCTCCACGGGCCATCGCGACAGCAAGTTCGGCGTGCCGCTGTCGCAGGTTGACGAGTACTACGCAGAGGCGCGCGCTCTCGGCGACCTCGAGCTGGTCGGGCTCAGCACCCATATCGGATCGCAGATAACTGAGACCTCGCCGTTTTCCGAGGCGGCGGCCAAGGTCGCCGGGATCGTAACCCGCTTGCGCGAGACAGGCGTGGCGCTGCGCTATCTCGACCTCGGAGGCGGACTCGGAATCCCCTATCAGGAAGAGCCGCCGCCGCCAGCGGAGTACGCCGCCGCGCTGCTCGGCCCGCTGCGCAGGCTGGGGCTCAAGATCATCATCGAACCCGGCCGGGTGCTGGTCGGCAACGCTGGCGTGCTGGTCACCCGCGTGCTCTACGTCAAGGAAACCGACGTCAAGCGCTTCATCGTAGTCGACGGCGCAATGAACGACCTGATTCGGCCGGTCTTGTACGAGGCTTATCACGAGATACTGCCGGTCGAGCGACGCGCCGGGGGGCGGATGGTCACCGCCGACGTCGTCGGCCCGGTATGCGAGAGCGGCGACTTCTTCGCGCGTGAGCGCGAGATTCCCGAGCCGCGCGAGGGCGATCTGTTCGCGGTGATGAGCGCGGGCGCCTACGGCTTTGTGATGGCGTCAAACTACAATAGCCGCCCGCGTGCCGCCGAGATCATGGTGGACGGCGCGACGGTCCACGTCGTGCGCGAGCGCGAGCGCTTCGAGGACTTGGTGCGCGGCGAGAAGCTGGTGCGCCTGCCGGCGGACGGGGCCTCCTGATGGCGCGCCTGAAGTTCACCAAGATGCACGGCTGCGGCAACGACTATATCTACGTCGTCGCCGACCGCGTGCGTCCCGCCGATCCCGCCGCGCTCGCACGCCGGCTTTCCGATCGGCACTTCGGCATCGGCGGCGACGGGCTGATCCTGCTCGCGCCCGCCAAGTACGCCGACGTGCGGATGGAGATGTACAATGCCGACGGCAGCCGCGGCGACATGTGCGGCAACGGGATCCGATGCGTCGCCCGACTGCACTACGAGCGCTGCGCCCATCCGCAAAGCCCGCTGCGGATCGAGACGGACGCGGGGCTCAAGACCGTCGCACTCAGGCTCGACGGCGGCGGCGGCCGCGTCGCCGCTGCGACCGTGGACATGGGCGAGCCGATCCTGGAAGGACGCGAGATTCCGGTCGCCGCGGACGGGCGCATCGTCGACTATCCGCTTGAAGTTGCCGGGCGCTTGTGGCTGATCACCGCGGTTTCGATGGGCAATCCGCACTGCGTGGTGTTCATTGACGACGAGGCGATCTTCGCGCTCGATGATTACGAGTTCGCTCGCCTCGGCCGCCAGTTCGAGCACCATCCGTTCTTCCCCCGTCGCGTCAATACCGAGTTCATCCTGCCGCGCGCGCGCGACCAGCTTAAGATGCGGGTCTGGGAGCGCGGCTCGGGCGAGACGCTCGCCTGCGGCACCGGCGCCTGTGCCTCGCTGGTCGCCGCCGTGCTGACCCGGCGCGCCGAGCGGCGCGCGACGGTTGAACTGCGCGGCGGGCGGCTGGAGATCGAATGGCGCGAACGAGGCGAGGGCGCCAATCACGTGATGATGACCGGCGAGGCGGTCGAAGTCTTCAGCGGCGAGGTCGAGGTCGGCGACGGCGAACTGGTGCCCGTCACGGCCTAGGCCAGGAGGGCGAAGCAATGTTCAACGGCGCACTGACGGCGATCGTAACTCCCTTCCGTGACGGCGAGGTTGACGAGCGTGCGCTGCGCGAGCTGGTCGAGTTCCAGATCCAGGGCGGCGTCGACGGCCTGGTGCCCTGCGGCTCCACCGGCGAGTCGGCCACCCTCACTCATGCCGAGCACGACCAGGTGGTCAAGATCGTGGTCGAGCAGGCGCGCCGCCGCGTGCCGGTGGTCGCCGGTACCGGCTCGAATTCGACCGCCGAGGCGATCCGGCTGACCGCCGCCGCGCGCGAGGCCGGCGC comes from the Candidatus Binataceae bacterium genome and includes:
- the lysA gene encoding diaminopimelate decarboxylase, which produces MNYFAYKDNRLFAEEVAISDLAERFGTPLYIYSTRTLRRHFRVMDEAFAGSDHLICYAMKALSNLSVLGLFAAMGAGFDIVSVGELMRCLRAGADPRKIVFSGVGKTEEEIKAAIEAGILMINVESRPELHRVAQVARRIGRRAPVSLRVNPDLDPGTHPHISTGHRDSKFGVPLSQVDEYYAEARALGDLELVGLSTHIGSQITETSPFSEAAAKVAGIVTRLRETGVALRYLDLGGGLGIPYQEEPPPPAEYAAALLGPLRRLGLKIIIEPGRVLVGNAGVLVTRVLYVKETDVKRFIVVDGAMNDLIRPVLYEAYHEILPVERRAGGRMVTADVVGPVCESGDFFAREREIPEPREGDLFAVMSAGAYGFVMASNYNSRPRAAEIMVDGATVHVVRERERFEDLVRGEKLVRLPADGAS
- the dapF gene encoding diaminopimelate epimerase, translated to MARLKFTKMHGCGNDYIYVVADRVRPADPAALARRLSDRHFGIGGDGLILLAPAKYADVRMEMYNADGSRGDMCGNGIRCVARLHYERCAHPQSPLRIETDAGLKTVALRLDGGGGRVAAATVDMGEPILEGREIPVAADGRIVDYPLEVAGRLWLITAVSMGNPHCVVFIDDEAIFALDDYEFARLGRQFEHHPFFPRRVNTEFILPRARDQLKMRVWERGSGETLACGTGACASLVAAVLTRRAERRATVELRGGRLEIEWRERGEGANHVMMTGEAVEVFSGEVEVGDGELVPVTA